A section of the Candidatus Neomarinimicrobiota bacterium genome encodes:
- a CDS encoding fibronectin, producing MKKMTIITLCLTLFAMNSFAQVSASEKRYLRVGSLQSHFSAYGSERAWTGTYYEGLRWPAQYPYQDNSVIKRAWIACKDFQDEEGVDFSRYAVYFYLGDEGISLFPMSITESAKFVNPTIYVDGEDLTSIFANEIDTLDENQIPDRIITNVVNTSMGLTQTRTILAYSQQYHDNYFIKIYTFTNTGNINWDADIELTDSLRGVRMGWGTRYSMGRETASYTEGSQSYGKHNWVTRRGETYADHYQDAITVADPIKDWIRAGWSYLGQSNLLTWDNIGAPDVNGSGRLVSPHNTGSAILHVDVSASDSSDNINQPTFLGWHAGDTYPSVGYQRVEDIPGMTAVYSMLSGNPHSGLGGTGRMDEENLTSITHRLDPQTIHGDGGGTNVMMTYGPFDLAHGESVVIIEAEGVSGLSRQACEEIGARWQQAYRDPSDTGPFDLPDGSTTTDKDVYKNSWVYTGKDSIMLTFSRALRNFDNGFDIPQPPQPPTNFNVESGGDRISLSWLASPSESESDFAGYKIFRAIGKPDTTHEEIFACGVGTDHPTIDYYFDDTTPVRGQAYYYYIVAFNDGSNNQTEMNPKGSLHSGRYYTQTTKSAVLKRQAGTDLDAIRVVPNPFNIRRSGTKLDYLGESNKLMFLDIPGQCIIRIYTERGDLVKTIDHTDGSGDEEWRELTDFRQTVVSGVYLAHFELPDGRSTYRKFLIIR from the coding sequence ATGAAGAAAATGACAATTATTACTCTGTGCCTTACCCTGTTTGCTATGAATAGCTTTGCTCAGGTCTCGGCTTCGGAGAAGCGGTATCTCCGCGTGGGTTCATTGCAGTCCCATTTCTCTGCATACGGCTCCGAACGGGCCTGGACAGGCACCTATTATGAAGGGTTGCGTTGGCCTGCCCAATATCCCTATCAGGACAACTCAGTTATCAAACGAGCCTGGATTGCCTGTAAAGATTTTCAGGATGAGGAGGGCGTGGACTTTTCCAGATATGCCGTCTATTTCTATCTGGGTGACGAGGGGATATCATTATTCCCCATGTCAATCACTGAGAGTGCTAAATTCGTCAATCCCACTATCTATGTAGACGGCGAGGATTTAACATCCATTTTTGCCAACGAAATTGATACGCTGGATGAGAATCAGATTCCTGATCGAATCATTACCAATGTGGTGAATACATCAATGGGTCTGACCCAAACGCGTACAATTCTAGCATATAGCCAGCAATATCATGACAATTACTTTATCAAAATCTACACCTTCACCAATACGGGAAATATTAACTGGGATGCTGATATTGAGCTCACCGACTCATTGCGAGGGGTTCGCATGGGGTGGGGGACTCGCTATAGTATGGGTCGCGAGACAGCTTCATATACTGAGGGCAGTCAGTCCTATGGAAAACACAATTGGGTGACCAGACGTGGTGAAACCTATGCAGATCACTATCAGGATGCTATTACGGTGGCCGATCCTATCAAAGATTGGATCAGAGCTGGTTGGTCATATCTGGGTCAATCAAATCTCCTGACCTGGGACAATATCGGGGCACCAGATGTGAATGGCAGCGGGCGGCTGGTTTCCCCCCACAATACAGGATCAGCCATTCTGCATGTTGATGTGAGTGCATCAGACTCCAGTGATAACATTAATCAACCTACCTTCCTGGGGTGGCATGCAGGAGATACATATCCAAGTGTCGGTTACCAGCGGGTAGAAGATATTCCCGGCATGACAGCAGTTTACAGCATGTTAAGTGGCAACCCACACAGCGGACTGGGTGGCACGGGCAGGATGGATGAGGAGAACCTTACATCCATAACTCACAGACTTGATCCTCAAACCATCCATGGTGATGGCGGTGGTACCAATGTCATGATGACCTATGGACCTTTCGATCTGGCTCATGGTGAGAGTGTTGTCATCATTGAGGCAGAAGGCGTAAGTGGTCTTAGTCGTCAGGCTTGTGAAGAGATTGGGGCAAGATGGCAGCAAGCTTATCGGGATCCCTCTGATACAGGTCCATTCGACCTTCCTGATGGTTCAACAACGACTGACAAGGATGTCTACAAAAATTCATGGGTATACACGGGTAAGGATTCAATCATGCTGACCTTTAGCCGTGCTCTGAGAAATTTTGATAATGGCTTCGATATTCCACAACCGCCTCAACCCCCAACAAATTTCAATGTTGAATCTGGGGGAGATCGAATTAGTCTGAGCTGGTTGGCCAGCCCCTCTGAGTCTGAATCTGACTTTGCTGGGTACAAGATTTTTCGAGCCATTGGCAAGCCGGATACCACCCATGAAGAAATTTTTGCCTGTGGTGTTGGCACTGATCATCCAACAATTGATTACTATTTCGATGATACGACGCCGGTTCGTGGGCAAGCTTACTACTATTACATTGTAGCTTTTAATGATGGATCGAATAATCAGACTGAAATGAATCCGAAGGGTTCTCTACATAGTGGTAGATACTATACCCAAACCACAAAATCAGCCGTTCTGAAGCGACAAGCCGGAACAGATCTGGATGCTATCAGAGTCGTTCCAAATCCTTTTAACATTCGAAGAAGTGGAACCAAGCTGGATTATCTGGGTGAGTCAAACAAACTCATGTTTCTGGATATTCCTGGTCAGTGCATCATACGTATTTATACGGAACGCGGGGATTTGGTTAAAACAATCGATCATACAGATGGTAGTGGGGATGAGGAATGGCGCGAATTGACTGATTTTAGGCAGACTGTAGTGAGCGGCGTGTATCTTGCTCATTTTGAATTACCAGATGGTC